The proteins below are encoded in one region of Caulobacter henricii:
- a CDS encoding TetR/AcrR family transcriptional regulator: MTAAKPRARPGGRGRPSKAKGLDLKETILDAAEGLFARHGFYGVTTRQVAAEAGVDTALIHYYFGAKRELFDAVFLRRAEILNQARLASMDLYVKSHAGAMTVEGVIEAFIDPLLRISQEGGKGWKNYFVLVAQVNNTPVWGGETMTRFFDPVVHRLVETLKAARPDAEYRDLYWCYQFLTGSMMLALSETGRIDSLSEGECHSHDLESVRRRLFAYCAAGFETVIGRAAKA, translated from the coding sequence ATGACCGCAGCCAAGCCCCGCGCCCGTCCAGGCGGGCGTGGCAGACCGTCCAAGGCCAAGGGCCTGGACCTGAAGGAAACCATTCTCGACGCGGCCGAGGGCCTGTTTGCGCGCCATGGCTTCTACGGTGTGACCACCCGCCAGGTGGCGGCCGAGGCCGGGGTCGATACGGCCCTGATCCACTATTACTTCGGGGCCAAGCGCGAGCTGTTCGACGCTGTGTTCCTGCGCCGGGCCGAGATCCTCAACCAGGCGCGGCTGGCCTCGATGGATCTCTATGTGAAGTCCCATGCCGGGGCCATGACCGTCGAGGGGGTGATCGAGGCCTTCATCGACCCCCTGTTGCGCATCTCCCAGGAGGGCGGCAAGGGCTGGAAGAACTATTTCGTCCTCGTCGCCCAGGTGAACAATACCCCGGTCTGGGGCGGGGAGACCATGACCCGGTTCTTTGATCCGGTGGTCCATCGCCTGGTCGAGACCCTGAAGGCCGCCCGCCCGGACGCTGAATATCGTGACCTCTACTGGTGCTACCAGTTCCTGACCGGCTCGATGATGCTGGCCCTGTCCGAGACCGGACGGATCGACTCGCTGTCGGAGGGCGAGTGCCACTCGCATGACCTGGAGTCGGTACGCCGTCGGCTGTTCGCCTATTGCGCGGCCGGCTTCGAGACCGTCATCGGCCGCGCCGCCAAGGCTTGA
- a CDS encoding DUF2306 domain-containing protein yields MADQDKSMQRPTLSGRFGVLALGAATLAILAASPGVLAAPLRVLQGLGFRPHAPDLGLLAAAPLVIQLHVAGAVTAFVIGAVLLAGVKGTGLHKALGWTWVLAMTLTAVSSLFIRTINPGHFSLIHLLSGWTLIALPMAIFAIKRRKVRQHARAMTGMFVGGLLIAGLFTFLPGRLMWHVFLG; encoded by the coding sequence ATGGCCGATCAAGACAAGTCAATGCAGCGTCCCACCCTGAGCGGTCGTTTTGGCGTTCTGGCCCTCGGGGCCGCCACCCTGGCGATCCTGGCGGCCAGCCCGGGTGTGCTTGCGGCGCCGCTTCGTGTCCTGCAGGGCCTGGGATTCCGGCCGCATGCGCCGGACCTCGGCCTGCTTGCCGCCGCACCCCTGGTGATCCAGCTGCACGTCGCCGGGGCCGTCACCGCCTTCGTGATCGGCGCGGTGCTGCTGGCGGGGGTCAAGGGCACGGGCCTGCACAAGGCGCTGGGCTGGACCTGGGTCCTGGCCATGACCCTGACGGCGGTCAGTTCGCTGTTCATCCGAACGATCAATCCCGGCCATTTCAGCCTCATCCACCTGCTCAGCGGCTGGACCCTGATCGCCCTGCCCATGGCCATCTTCGCCATCAAGCGCCGCAAGGTTCGCCAGCATGCCCGGGCCATGACCGGGATGTTCGTCGGCGGCCTGTTGATCGCCGGCCTGTTCACCTTCCTGCCCGGCCGGCTGATGTGGCACGTCTTCCTCGGTTGA
- a CDS encoding LytTR family DNA-binding domain-containing protein, translating to MPQPSLRQSPPGLREWLANAIHASRTALTTAEAKRGFGVSACAGLFLALIGPFGSDQAPMLVRLPYWIGLCVAGAVVGTGVSHLVDRDGRAESRPVLYGSLVAIGITLPFTGVVWLVTELAFHAGTPRLPALPIYLGPVFTITAAMTALNFLVQRKPPETHAGPAGAPAPRFLERLPPRLRGAQLFAVAAEDHYLRLYTSRGEDLILLRLSDAVAELEGIEGAQTHRSWWVAKAAVQEARRTDGRAILTLPGGVEAPVSRAYARALREAGWF from the coding sequence GTGCCTCAACCGTCGTTGCGTCAGTCACCGCCCGGCCTTCGTGAGTGGCTGGCAAACGCCATTCACGCTTCGCGAACGGCGCTGACGACCGCAGAGGCCAAGCGTGGTTTCGGGGTCTCAGCCTGCGCCGGCCTGTTCCTGGCCCTGATCGGTCCGTTCGGCTCCGACCAGGCCCCGATGCTGGTTCGGCTGCCCTACTGGATCGGCCTGTGCGTCGCGGGGGCCGTCGTCGGCACCGGCGTCAGCCACCTGGTCGACCGGGACGGACGGGCGGAGTCACGACCGGTCCTCTATGGCAGCCTGGTCGCGATCGGCATCACCCTGCCCTTTACAGGCGTGGTCTGGCTGGTAACCGAATTGGCCTTTCATGCGGGCACGCCGCGCCTTCCCGCCCTGCCGATCTATCTGGGGCCGGTGTTCACGATCACCGCCGCCATGACCGCCCTGAACTTCCTGGTCCAGCGCAAACCGCCCGAGACCCATGCCGGCCCGGCCGGCGCGCCCGCCCCCCGGTTCCTGGAGCGCCTGCCGCCCCGCCTGCGGGGGGCCCAGCTGTTCGCGGTGGCGGCCGAAGACCACTATCTGAGGCTCTACACCTCAAGGGGGGAGGATCTGATCCTGCTGCGCCTGTCCGACGCTGTGGCGGAACTGGAGGGTATCGAAGGAGCCCAGACCCATCGTTCCTGGTGGGTGGCCAAGGCCGCCGTGCAGGAGGCCCGCCGCACCGATGGCCGGGCGATCCTGACCCTGCCCGGCGGCGTCGAGGCCCCGGTCAGTCGCGCCTACGCCCGGGCGCTGCGAGAGGCAGGCTGGTTCTAG
- a CDS encoding GNAT family N-acetyltransferase has product MPVAPGPTLETARLILRPTATEDIDGWAAMMADAEAARYIGGQQPRSSAWRGMASMAGSWTLLGFGMFSVLDKTSGQWLGRIGPWQPEDWPGTEVGWGLAPAAWGKGYAVEAAIATIDWVFDHLGWDEVIHCIDPTNTPSQKVAQSIGSYNRGRGQLPAPYQDHVIDIWGQTRDEWRARRA; this is encoded by the coding sequence ATGCCTGTCGCCCCCGGCCCGACGCTCGAAACCGCGCGGCTGATCCTGCGCCCTACCGCGACCGAGGATATCGACGGCTGGGCCGCGATGATGGCCGACGCCGAGGCGGCGCGCTACATCGGCGGACAGCAGCCCAGGTCCTCGGCCTGGCGCGGCATGGCCTCGATGGCCGGATCCTGGACCCTGCTGGGCTTCGGCATGTTCTCGGTGCTCGACAAGACGAGCGGCCAGTGGCTCGGCCGGATCGGGCCCTGGCAGCCCGAGGACTGGCCCGGAACCGAGGTCGGCTGGGGCCTGGCCCCCGCAGCCTGGGGCAAGGGCTATGCGGTCGAGGCCGCTATCGCCACCATCGACTGGGTGTTCGACCATCTCGGCTGGGACGAGGTCATCCACTGCATCGACCCGACCAATACGCCCTCGCAGAAGGTGGCCCAGAGTATCGGGTCGTACAATCGGGGCCGCGGGCAGCTGCCGGCTCCCTATCAGGATCACGTCATCGATATCTGGGGCCAGACCAGGGACGAATGGCGCGCGCGGCGGGCCTAG
- the mtgA gene encoding monofunctional biosynthetic peptidoglycan transglycosylase, translating to MKLLRNIFLALFIVLVAGPVVAVIVFRFVPPPVTPLMVIRAVEGKGLDHRWRSIKTVSPALPRALIAAEDAKFCDHRGFDFEALQKAYENNGKGKKIRGGSTISQQTAKNVFLWPGRSYVRKGLEAWFTVLIETFWGKKRIMEVYLNSIEYGPGIYGAEAAARRYFGVGADKLTNAQAARLAAILPSPLKWKVVGAGKYVKKRTRKIGAASGTVRRDGLAACVV from the coding sequence GTGAAGCTGTTGCGGAATATTTTTCTGGCGCTGTTCATCGTGCTGGTCGCCGGGCCCGTTGTCGCGGTGATCGTCTTCCGTTTCGTACCGCCGCCGGTCACGCCGCTGATGGTCATCCGTGCCGTCGAGGGCAAGGGTCTCGACCATCGCTGGCGGTCGATCAAGACGGTCTCGCCAGCCCTGCCGCGCGCCCTGATCGCCGCCGAGGACGCCAAGTTCTGCGACCATCGCGGCTTTGATTTCGAGGCCCTGCAGAAGGCCTATGAGAACAACGGCAAGGGCAAGAAGATCCGCGGCGGCTCGACCATCAGCCAGCAGACCGCCAAGAACGTCTTTCTGTGGCCGGGCCGGTCCTATGTGCGCAAGGGGCTGGAGGCCTGGTTCACCGTCCTGATCGAGACCTTCTGGGGCAAGAAGCGGATCATGGAGGTCTATCTGAACTCCATCGAGTACGGCCCCGGCATCTATGGGGCCGAAGCCGCCGCCCGCCGCTATTTCGGGGTCGGGGCCGACAAGCTGACCAATGCCCAGGCCGCCCGCCTGGCCGCCATCCTGCCCAGTCCGCTGAAGTGGAAGGTGGTCGGGGCAGGCAAGTATGTGAAGAAGCGGACCCGCAAGATCGGCGCGGCGTCCGGCACCGTCCGTCGCGACGGCCTCGCGGCCTGCGTCGTCTAG
- a CDS encoding nitroreductase, with translation MDVLDAVNRRMSVRAFKSDPVDATVLRELLEAAARAPSGGNLQPWRVQAITGAPRAALLETMLQRVASPDTPEYDVYPANLWEPLRSRRFQVGEDLYGALQIPREDKLARLQWFASNGQGFGAPVLLFFSVDRRCGPPQWSDLGMYMQTLMLLAVERGLDTCAQEFWSHYHQVVDQHVGLPEGHMLFSGMALGYRDEAAPVNNWRSRRDEFEVWGELKGF, from the coding sequence ATGGATGTCCTCGACGCCGTCAACCGCCGTATGTCCGTGCGGGCCTTCAAGTCCGACCCGGTGGACGCCACCGTCCTGCGTGAATTGCTGGAAGCCGCCGCCCGTGCGCCCTCCGGCGGCAACCTGCAGCCCTGGCGGGTTCAGGCGATCACCGGCGCGCCGCGCGCCGCCCTGCTGGAGACCATGCTGCAGCGTGTGGCCTCGCCCGATACCCCCGAATATGACGTCTATCCGGCCAATCTGTGGGAGCCGCTGCGCAGCCGCCGCTTCCAGGTCGGCGAAGACCTTTATGGCGCGCTGCAGATCCCGCGCGAAGACAAGCTGGCCCGCCTGCAATGGTTCGCCAGCAACGGCCAGGGCTTCGGCGCGCCGGTACTGCTGTTCTTCTCGGTCGACCGCCGCTGTGGCCCGCCGCAATGGAGCGATCTGGGCATGTACATGCAGACCCTGATGCTGCTGGCCGTCGAGCGGGGCCTCGACACCTGCGCCCAGGAGTTCTGGTCGCACTATCATCAGGTGGTCGACCAGCATGTCGGCCTGCCCGAGGGCCACATGCTGTTTTCCGGCATGGCCCTGGGCTATCGCGACGAAGCCGCCCCGGTGAACAACTGGCGCTCGCGCCGGGATGAGTTCGAGGTCTGGGGTGAACTGAAGGGGTTCTAG
- a CDS encoding GIY-YIG nuclease family protein, with translation MLAMYDVQSAWVYILRCADGSYYVGSHRGPDPAARASSHNQGLDPAAYTFRRRPVELVWAGDFQFITDAIAFERQLKGWSRAKKEAVIRGDWDALPALARCRTPRPSTSSG, from the coding sequence ATGCTCGCCATGTACGATGTGCAGTCGGCTTGGGTTTATATTCTCCGTTGCGCGGACGGTTCGTACTATGTCGGGTCCCATCGCGGTCCTGATCCGGCGGCACGGGCCAGCAGTCACAACCAAGGCCTTGATCCGGCCGCCTACACCTTTCGACGCAGGCCCGTCGAATTGGTCTGGGCCGGCGACTTTCAGTTCATTACGGACGCCATAGCCTTCGAACGTCAGCTCAAGGGGTGGAGCCGCGCAAAGAAAGAGGCGGTCATCCGGGGGGACTGGGATGCCTTGCCGGCCTTGGCGCGATGCCGAACGCCTCGTCCTTCGACAAGCTCAGGATGA
- a CDS encoding WD40 repeat domain-containing protein — protein MIFSFDAYVTAALFDKSGRAAFALGDGTVRLETVGGYVTVEAHGGPLGGAILSAIVHPSGQGLVTGGDDGRVVWSRIEAGEVVATVLAEVKGKWIEHLAASPATGLIAFTAGREAHVRDIADPAFSRVFVHDKTVSGLAFDPKGRRLATAAYGGTQLWWAKIAEQKPQILKWAGSHIAVAFSPDGKFLVSSMQENQLHGWRLSDGKDMRMGGYPAKIKSLAFFDKGNLLVTAGANGAVVWPFAGASGPMGKEAAEIGFARDSMVVRVAGVEALPVALAGQDNGKIWAAHMRTGRIETLKAEKGSPISALCVSPDGQRLAWGDEDGEAGVLDIPDLSGPRII, from the coding sequence ATGATCTTCTCGTTTGATGCCTATGTCACCGCCGCGCTTTTCGACAAGTCCGGCCGCGCCGCCTTTGCCCTCGGCGACGGCACGGTGCGCCTGGAAACCGTTGGCGGCTATGTGACGGTGGAGGCCCACGGCGGTCCCCTGGGGGGCGCGATTCTGAGCGCCATCGTGCATCCCTCGGGTCAGGGCCTGGTCACGGGCGGCGACGACGGCCGGGTGGTCTGGAGCCGAATCGAAGCCGGCGAGGTGGTCGCCACGGTCCTGGCCGAGGTGAAGGGCAAGTGGATCGAGCATCTTGCCGCCAGCCCCGCCACCGGCCTGATCGCCTTCACGGCCGGGCGCGAGGCCCATGTGCGTGACATCGCCGATCCGGCCTTTTCGCGGGTCTTTGTCCACGACAAGACCGTTTCGGGCCTGGCCTTCGACCCCAAGGGCCGGCGCCTGGCCACGGCCGCCTATGGCGGCACCCAGCTTTGGTGGGCGAAGATCGCCGAGCAGAAGCCGCAGATCTTGAAATGGGCCGGCAGCCACATCGCCGTCGCTTTCAGCCCGGACGGCAAGTTCCTTGTCTCGTCGATGCAGGAGAACCAGTTGCATGGCTGGCGTCTGTCGGACGGCAAGGACATGCGGATGGGGGGCTATCCGGCCAAGATCAAGAGCCTGGCCTTCTTCGACAAGGGCAATCTGCTGGTCACCGCCGGTGCCAATGGCGCGGTGGTCTGGCCGTTCGCCGGGGCCAGCGGTCCGATGGGCAAAGAAGCCGCCGAGATCGGCTTCGCCCGCGATTCGATGGTGGTCCGCGTGGCGGGCGTCGAGGCCCTGCCGGTCGCCCTGGCCGGTCAGGACAACGGCAAGATCTGGGCGGCGCACATGCGTACCGGCCGAATCGAGACCCTGAAGGCCGAGAAGGGCTCGCCGATCAGTGCCCTGTGCGTGTCTCCGGATGGCCAGCGTCTGGCCTGGGGCGACGAGGACGGCGAGGCCGGTGTCCTGGATATCCCGGACCTCAGCGGACCGCGGATAATCTAG
- a CDS encoding biopolymer transporter ExbD: MAAKLSGGGGGRYSLNQNSEINVTPFVDILLVLLIIFMVAVPMATVAIKVDLPPATIPPPDAPKPKEPVFISIQKSGALFIADKQTSLDNLEIDLDAKFTATGQAGPKDDQRVMIRADADVLYADFMGVLNQLQTAGWYKVGLINEDIH; this comes from the coding sequence ATGGCGGCTAAACTCTCTGGTGGTGGTGGCGGTCGCTACTCCCTGAATCAGAATTCCGAAATCAACGTCACGCCTTTCGTGGACATCCTGCTCGTTCTGCTGATCATCTTCATGGTCGCCGTGCCGATGGCCACCGTGGCGATCAAGGTCGACCTGCCCCCGGCGACGATCCCGCCGCCGGACGCGCCGAAGCCGAAGGAGCCGGTGTTCATCTCGATCCAGAAGTCGGGTGCGCTGTTCATCGCGGACAAGCAGACCAGCCTGGACAATCTCGAGATTGATCTGGACGCCAAGTTCACCGCGACCGGCCAGGCCGGCCCGAAGGACGATCAGCGCGTCATGATCCGCGCCGACGCCGACGTGCTCTATGCCGACTTCATGGGCGTCCTGAACCAGCTGCAGACCGCTGGCTGGTACAAGGTCGGCCTGATCAACGAAGACATCCACTAA
- a CDS encoding WecB/TagA/CpsF family glycosyltransferase, which yields MLIERNPAPAPATAPGVSIEGVRINLPTLDTAADEAIIRAQRGEGFTLFTVNLDHLVKLASNEAFRAVYRRATYVTADGWPVVWLAGRKNARLERATGADLVEPLCRAAAERDLGVYFIGPGPKAQAGALEKLTARFQGLKIAGAEAPQLPSGPGPAMLAAMDLDAMAQRINASDARLCFVSLGAPKQEILADALAARCPGVGFICVGAALDFISGQAHRAPRWMQRGKLEWFWRLANDPRRLAVRYAECAMLFAVLALGMTTAQGGSPVTAAEPRGVLR from the coding sequence ATGCTCATCGAACGGAACCCGGCCCCGGCCCCGGCCACCGCTCCAGGCGTTTCGATCGAAGGCGTTCGCATCAACCTCCCGACCCTGGACACCGCTGCCGACGAAGCCATCATCCGGGCCCAACGGGGTGAAGGCTTCACCCTGTTCACCGTCAATCTCGACCATCTGGTCAAGCTGGCCTCCAACGAGGCCTTCCGGGCGGTCTATCGCCGGGCCACCTACGTCACCGCCGACGGCTGGCCCGTGGTCTGGCTGGCCGGTCGCAAAAATGCCCGTCTCGAACGCGCCACTGGTGCCGACCTGGTTGAACCCCTCTGCCGTGCCGCCGCCGAGCGCGACCTTGGCGTCTATTTCATCGGGCCGGGCCCCAAGGCCCAGGCCGGTGCACTGGAGAAACTCACCGCGCGCTTCCAGGGCCTGAAGATCGCCGGTGCTGAAGCTCCGCAATTGCCTTCGGGGCCTGGCCCGGCCATGCTGGCGGCCATGGATCTCGACGCCATGGCCCAGCGCATCAACGCCTCGGACGCCCGCCTCTGCTTTGTCTCGCTGGGCGCGCCCAAGCAGGAGATCCTGGCCGACGCCCTGGCCGCCCGTTGCCCGGGCGTGGGTTTCATCTGCGTCGGTGCCGCCCTCGACTTCATCTCCGGCCAGGCGCACCGGGCTCCCCGCTGGATGCAGCGCGGCAAGCTGGAATGGTTCTGGCGTCTGGCCAATGACCCGCGCCGGCTGGCGGTGCGCTATGCCGAATGTGCCATGCTGTTTGCCGTCCTCGCCCTGGGCATGACGACCGCCCAAGGCGGCTCGCCGGTTACCGCCGCCGAACCCCGCGGCGTCCTGCGATGA
- a CDS encoding endo-1,4-beta-xylanase, with product MISQAGRLSRRSLLASTLALAACGQGASADIARPARGGPIPRLRDLAPFRIGTEIVSDEFGRPGFDAAASTQFSQITAGFEMKMEYILQQDGSLRFEGGDRIAEFCKAHNQALHGHTLIWYIDRPATFQKLVGDKRAFDRAYGNYIQSVAGRYRGLARSWDVVNEPVADDGVSLRESLWTEALGQEGHFIRAHEEAHAADPDALLFVNEYHLESKPHKRRTFLKLVESMLKRGVKIDGIGTQTHIDVDLPPGKITEAMRDLASLGLPIHLSEIDVSFQTEGVSLKSKAEKQASQLRLYREAMESFVALPERQQFAFTIWGVRDADSWLRTATWVKDKTDQPLLFDDMGQPKETFWTLVDVLQGR from the coding sequence ATGATCTCTCAGGCCGGACGACTGTCACGACGGTCGCTTCTGGCCTCGACCCTGGCCCTGGCCGCCTGTGGCCAGGGCGCTTCGGCCGACATCGCCCGTCCGGCGCGTGGCGGACCCATCCCGCGTCTGCGAGACCTCGCGCCGTTCCGGATCGGGACAGAAATCGTCTCCGACGAATTTGGCCGCCCCGGCTTTGACGCCGCAGCCAGCACCCAGTTCTCGCAGATCACGGCCGGCTTCGAGATGAAGATGGAGTACATCCTGCAGCAGGATGGCTCGCTCCGCTTCGAAGGCGGCGATCGCATCGCCGAATTCTGCAAGGCCCATAACCAGGCCCTGCATGGCCACACCCTGATCTGGTACATCGACCGCCCGGCCACCTTCCAGAAACTGGTCGGCGACAAGCGGGCCTTTGACCGGGCCTATGGCAACTACATCCAGTCCGTCGCCGGTCGCTACCGGGGCCTGGCGCGCAGCTGGGATGTGGTCAATGAACCCGTGGCGGACGATGGCGTGTCCCTGCGGGAGTCGCTCTGGACCGAGGCCCTCGGCCAGGAAGGCCACTTCATCCGGGCCCATGAAGAAGCCCACGCCGCCGATCCCGACGCCCTGCTGTTCGTCAACGAGTACCATCTGGAGAGCAAGCCGCATAAGCGGCGGACCTTCCTGAAGCTGGTCGAGTCGATGCTGAAGCGCGGCGTGAAGATCGACGGCATCGGCACCCAGACCCACATCGATGTCGACCTGCCGCCGGGCAAGATCACCGAAGCCATGCGCGACCTGGCCAGCCTCGGCCTGCCGATCCACCTGTCGGAGATCGATGTCTCGTTCCAGACCGAAGGCGTCAGCCTGAAGTCGAAGGCCGAAAAGCAGGCCAGCCAGTTGCGCCTCTATCGTGAAGCGATGGAGTCCTTCGTCGCCCTGCCGGAGCGGCAGCAGTTCGCCTTCACCATCTGGGGCGTGCGCGACGCCGACTCATGGCTGCGCACGGCCACCTGGGTCAAGGACAAGACCGATCAACCTCTGCTGTTCGACGACATGGGGCAGCCCAAGGAAACCTTCTGGACCCTGGTCGACGTCCTGCAGGGCCGCTGA
- a CDS encoding acyltransferase family protein, with translation MSGHHKDYVAGLDGLRAASVSMVILGHVGLGDLIPGGMGVTIFFFISGFLITRLLWAERDAHGGVDLLRFYGRRTLRLLPEMLVLLLVLTFIVGPLLNQPMQPLQALAGLTYWTNYYIISGLGDCNNCAVTGHLWSLAVEEHFYLVMPLALLLCGFVPRRLAVLFLITIIGAAAWRTYAYTVLHVSEVYTYKATESRIDSIAWGCLAAVIDRSWPRVMAFVRRRAWIVFSAGAGLMLASLAYRDPIFRETLRYSVQGLALVGIMLPLVAAPQLGGLVKLLEIAPLRWMGRRSYAAYLWHMLALTLGGMIVGFSGVIETAPRLTQLQALPFVVALSWIFAELSYRFVFTPAQKLKPWVTPKRAGDENAARIPPDRAAEALS, from the coding sequence ATGAGCGGTCATCACAAGGACTATGTCGCCGGTCTGGACGGGCTGAGAGCGGCCTCTGTCAGCATGGTGATCCTGGGCCATGTCGGCCTCGGCGACCTGATCCCCGGCGGGATGGGCGTGACCATCTTCTTCTTCATCAGCGGCTTTCTGATCACCCGCCTGCTGTGGGCCGAGCGCGACGCCCATGGCGGGGTCGACCTGCTGCGCTTCTATGGTCGCCGGACGCTGCGCCTGCTGCCCGAAATGCTGGTGCTGCTGCTGGTCCTGACCTTCATTGTCGGACCCTTGCTGAACCAGCCGATGCAGCCCCTGCAGGCCCTGGCCGGCCTGACCTACTGGACCAATTACTACATCATCAGCGGCCTGGGCGACTGCAACAACTGCGCCGTGACGGGACACCTGTGGTCGCTGGCGGTCGAGGAGCACTTCTACCTCGTCATGCCCCTGGCCCTGCTGCTGTGCGGCTTCGTTCCGCGCCGGCTGGCCGTGCTGTTCCTGATCACGATCATCGGCGCGGCCGCCTGGCGGACCTATGCCTATACCGTCCTGCACGTGTCAGAGGTCTACACCTACAAGGCCACTGAAAGCCGGATCGACTCGATCGCCTGGGGCTGTCTGGCGGCGGTCATCGACCGCAGCTGGCCCAGGGTCATGGCCTTTGTCCGGCGTCGGGCCTGGATCGTGTTCAGTGCCGGTGCCGGTCTGATGCTGGCGTCCCTGGCCTATCGTGACCCGATCTTCCGCGAGACCCTTCGCTATTCCGTTCAGGGCCTCGCCCTGGTCGGAATCATGCTGCCACTGGTCGCGGCCCCGCAGCTGGGCGGTCTGGTCAAGCTGCTGGAAATCGCCCCGCTGCGCTGGATGGGTCGACGCTCCTACGCCGCCTATCTCTGGCACATGCTGGCCCTGACCCTGGGCGGCATGATCGTGGGGTTCAGCGGGGTGATCGAAACCGCGCCCCGCCTGACCCAGCTCCAGGCCCTGCCGTTCGTGGTGGCCCTGTCCTGGATCTTCGCCGAACTCAGCTACCGTTTCGTCTTCACCCCGGCCCAGAAGCTGAAGCCCTGGGTCACGCCGAAGCGAGCCGGAGACGAGAACGCCGCGCGTATCCCCCCGGACCGCGCGGCCGAGGCGCTCAGCTAG
- a CDS encoding CobW family GTP-binding protein: protein MTQTASSTGKIPVTVLTGYLGAGKTTLLNRILTEAHGKRYAVIVNEFGEVGIDNDLVVGADEEVFEMNNGCVCCTVRGDLIRVLSGLMKRKGGFDAIIVETTGLADPGPVAQTFFVDEDVKARTYLDSVTALVDAKHILLRLSDSREAVEQIAFADQIVLNKTDLVSEDDLRHVEARIRRINPLAPIHRAQRSNVPLSAIIGKYSFDLERITELEPDFLNPAHGEPGHVHDEHCGHDHHHHDHGHDHVHDEHCGHDHGHDHGHDHAKASAVHDDGVKGISLTLDRPVDGQKITAWLNDLLARRGPDILRAKGIIDVQGENRRLVFQAVHMILEGDFQRPWLDSDKRYSRMVFIGRDLDEAELKAGFEATAA from the coding sequence ATGACCCAGACCGCTTCCTCGACCGGCAAGATCCCCGTCACCGTGCTGACCGGCTATCTCGGTGCCGGCAAGACCACCCTGCTCAACCGCATCCTCACCGAGGCCCACGGCAAGCGCTATGCCGTGATCGTCAACGAGTTCGGCGAGGTCGGCATCGACAACGACCTGGTGGTCGGGGCCGACGAGGAAGTGTTCGAGATGAACAATGGCTGCGTCTGCTGCACGGTGCGCGGCGACCTGATCCGGGTTCTGTCGGGCTTGATGAAGCGCAAGGGCGGCTTTGACGCCATCATCGTCGAGACGACCGGCCTGGCCGATCCCGGCCCCGTCGCCCAGACCTTCTTCGTCGACGAGGACGTCAAGGCACGCACCTATCTCGACTCGGTCACCGCCCTGGTCGACGCCAAGCACATCCTGCTGCGCCTGTCCGACAGCCGCGAAGCGGTCGAGCAGATCGCCTTCGCCGACCAGATCGTGCTGAACAAGACCGATCTGGTCTCCGAGGATGACCTGCGCCATGTCGAGGCCCGCATCCGGCGGATCAATCCCCTGGCCCCGATCCATCGCGCCCAGCGCTCGAACGTCCCGCTGAGCGCCATCATCGGCAAGTACAGCTTCGATCTCGAGCGGATCACCGAGCTGGAGCCGGATTTCCTCAATCCCGCCCATGGCGAGCCCGGCCATGTGCATGACGAGCATTGCGGCCACGATCATCACCACCACGATCATGGCCATGACCATGTTCATGATGAGCACTGTGGTCATGACCACGGTCACGACCATGGGCACGATCACGCCAAGGCCAGCGCGGTCCATGATGATGGCGTCAAGGGGATCTCCCTGACGCTGGACCGGCCCGTGGACGGCCAGAAGATCACCGCCTGGCTCAATGACCTGCTGGCCCGTCGCGGGCCCGACATCCTGCGCGCCAAGGGCATCATCGACGTTCAGGGCGAAAACCGCCGCCTGGTCTTCCAGGCCGTCCACATGATCCTGGAAGGCGACTTCCAGCGCCCGTGGCTGGACAGCGACAAGCGCTACAGCCGCATGGTCTTTATCGGTCGCGACCTCGACGAGGCCGAACTGAAGGCCGGGTTCGAGGCTACGGCTGCCTGA
- the rplU gene encoding 50S ribosomal protein L21: protein MYAVIKTGGKQYRVQAGDLLVVEKLDGEPGSEVAFGEVLMLGEGEAVTVGAPVVDGAVVNATLIETRKGEKVKIFKKIRRQGYRRTRGHRQTETVLRVTSVAGAGKEAKWDGVIDLTPKVILNARARGLGDAAVPFTIPVAKSAAPVAEAAPKKKAAPKKAAAAPEDGEA from the coding sequence ATGTACGCGGTGATCAAAACCGGCGGCAAGCAGTACCGGGTCCAAGCCGGCGATCTGCTGGTTGTCGAAAAGCTCGACGGTGAACCGGGCTCGGAAGTCGCTTTCGGCGAAGTCCTGATGCTTGGCGAAGGCGAGGCCGTGACGGTCGGCGCCCCTGTGGTGGACGGCGCAGTCGTCAACGCCACCCTGATTGAAACCCGCAAGGGTGAAAAGGTGAAGATCTTCAAGAAGATCCGCCGTCAGGGCTATCGCCGCACCCGCGGCCACCGCCAGACCGAAACGGTCCTGCGCGTGACCTCGGTCGCCGGCGCCGGCAAGGAAGCCAAGTGGGACGGCGTCATCGACCTGACCCCGAAGGTCATCCTGAACGCCCGGGCCCGTGGCCTCGGCGACGCGGCTGTCCCCTTCACGATCCCGGTCGCCAAGTCGGCCGCTCCGGTCGCTGAAGCCGCCCCCAAGAAGAAGGCCGCGCCGAAGAAGGCCGCAGCCGCCCCGGAAGACGGCGAAGCCTAA